In Bradyrhizobium sp. 1(2017), one DNA window encodes the following:
- a CDS encoding helix-turn-helix transcriptional regulator has product MTINASNERSNWLTRREAAAYLRLGESTLAKLFVSGDGPPAIKVGRSVRYASADLDVWMGSRRRRSTSDAGFGK; this is encoded by the coding sequence ATGACTATCAACGCTTCGAACGAACGATCAAATTGGCTGACCAGGAGGGAAGCCGCAGCCTATTTGCGGCTTGGCGAGAGCACACTCGCGAAGCTCTTTGTTTCTGGGGACGGTCCCCCTGCGATTAAGGTGGGCCGTTCAGTTAGGTATGCATCGGCGGATCTCGATGTCTGGATGGGGTCTCGCCGGCGCCGGTCGACATCGGACGCTGGTTTCGGCAAGTGA
- a CDS encoding recombinase family protein — protein sequence MSTDHQKYSTENQKDAIAAYAARHNLTIVRTYADEGRSGLRMEGRDALKQLIDDVRNRRTDFSVVLVYDVSRWGRFPDADESAYYEYTCKEAGIRVQYCAEQFENDGSLSSTIIKSMKRAMAGEYSRELSAKVFAGQCRLIALGFRQGGTPGYGLRRQLIDEDRTPKADLGRGEYKSLQTDRVILKPGPPHEVELVRRIYRCFVLQLKSEAEIAAMLNLEGIPNEFGRPWTRGTIHQILTNEKYVGNNVYNRVSFKLKQTRVINPPDMWIRADHAFNAVIDSDFFLAARRIIEERSKRLTDAEMLERLTTLLKQKGHLSGLVIDEMDEMPSSSVYRTRFGSLIRAYQLVGYDPGRDYQYIETNRALRTMFPELLDKVRAGIREAGGTVEFDKLTDILRINGEFTASIIIARCLHTPAGFLRWKLRLDTGLRPDITIAIRMAAENKEILDYYLLPSIDMSTDLLRLAEENGIYLDAYRFDDLDAFFGLSARKGLGVAA from the coding sequence ATGTCCACTGACCACCAGAAATATTCGACAGAGAACCAGAAAGATGCGATCGCAGCCTACGCGGCGCGGCATAACCTCACGATTGTCCGCACCTATGCTGACGAGGGGCGCAGCGGACTGCGCATGGAGGGCCGTGATGCCCTTAAACAACTCATCGACGACGTTCGAAACCGCCGGACTGACTTCAGCGTCGTGCTGGTCTATGACGTGAGCCGCTGGGGCCGGTTTCCGGACGCCGATGAGAGTGCCTACTACGAATACACCTGCAAGGAAGCAGGCATCCGGGTCCAATATTGCGCCGAGCAGTTCGAAAACGACGGCAGCCTGTCATCTACCATTATAAAGAGCATGAAGCGGGCGATGGCCGGCGAGTATAGCCGGGAACTATCCGCAAAGGTCTTTGCCGGGCAGTGCCGGCTGATCGCTCTCGGCTTCCGGCAGGGCGGCACGCCCGGATATGGTCTCAGGCGTCAACTGATCGACGAAGATCGGACGCCGAAGGCCGATCTTGGTCGCGGCGAGTACAAGAGCCTGCAAACCGACCGGGTCATCCTGAAGCCGGGACCGCCGCACGAGGTCGAGCTGGTGCGGCGCATCTACAGATGCTTCGTCCTCCAGCTCAAATCGGAAGCCGAGATTGCCGCCATGTTAAACCTTGAGGGCATTCCGAACGAATTTGGTCGGCCGTGGACCCGCGGGACAATCCATCAGATCCTCACCAACGAAAAGTATGTCGGCAACAACGTCTACAATCGCGTTTCCTTCAAACTGAAGCAGACGCGTGTGATCAATCCGCCGGATATGTGGATACGCGCTGATCACGCGTTCAACGCCGTCATCGACAGCGACTTCTTCCTTGCCGCCAGGCGCATCATTGAGGAACGCAGCAAGCGGCTCACGGACGCCGAAATGCTTGAGCGGCTAACAACCCTTCTGAAGCAGAAGGGACACCTTTCCGGGCTGGTCATCGACGAAATGGATGAGATGCCCTCAAGCTCTGTATATCGAACTAGATTTGGCAGCCTTATCCGGGCGTACCAACTCGTCGGATACGATCCGGGGCGCGACTACCAGTATATCGAAACCAACCGCGCACTCCGGACGATGTTTCCGGAATTGCTTGATAAAGTGAGGGCGGGGATACGCGAAGCGGGAGGAACGGTCGAGTTTGACAAGCTAACTGACATTTTGAGGATCAACGGCGAGTTTACCGCCTCGATCATCATTGCCCGCTGCCTGCACACGCCGGCCGGCTTTCTTCGCTGGAAGCTCAGACTCGACACCGGCCTGCGCCCCGATATCACGATCGCGATCCGCATGGCTGCAGAGAACAAGGAGATACTCGACTACTATCTCCTACCCAGCATCGACATGTCGACCGACCTACTGAGACTCGCGGAAGAGAATGGCATCTACCTGGATGCCTATCGCTTCGACGATCTCGACGCATTCTTTGGACTGAGCGCGCGCAAGGGACTGGGAGTTGCCGCATGA
- a CDS encoding plasmid partitioning protein RepB C-terminal domain-containing protein, whose protein sequence is MNTAAVRIAFEQNIIVVPFDSILPLKQISDETKRLVRYKRVAQSIAEVGLIEPLVLSKHPDENGKYLLLDGHWRRAALLDRDETSARCILSHDDETFTYNKRINHLATIQEYFMIVRALARGVSEEKLAKALDVNIGHIKRRRAMLDGIGPEVIEMLKDKMVSTVTFDVMRKMGPMRQVEVAELMLSASNFTVGYARALLAATKQADLAKPERAKRIDGMTPEQLARMEREMSTLQQDFKAVEASYGADVLHLVIVSGYISKLIANRKVERYLDQNHPEILEEFKAIVSVTSLDHTVPESTAR, encoded by the coding sequence ATGAACACGGCCGCTGTCCGGATAGCTTTCGAGCAAAATATCATTGTCGTTCCCTTTGATTCGATCCTGCCGCTCAAACAAATATCCGACGAGACGAAAAGGCTGGTCCGGTACAAGCGCGTGGCCCAGTCGATTGCCGAAGTCGGATTGATCGAGCCGCTGGTCCTGTCGAAGCACCCTGACGAGAACGGGAAATATCTCCTGCTCGATGGTCACTGGCGCCGCGCAGCACTGCTGGATCGCGACGAAACCAGCGCGCGCTGCATTCTGTCGCATGACGATGAGACCTTCACCTATAACAAGCGCATCAATCACCTCGCGACGATCCAGGAATACTTCATGATCGTGCGGGCGCTTGCGCGAGGCGTTTCGGAAGAGAAGCTGGCGAAGGCCCTCGACGTCAACATTGGCCACATCAAACGGCGGCGGGCCATGCTGGATGGCATAGGCCCAGAAGTCATCGAGATGCTGAAGGACAAGATGGTCAGCACGGTGACGTTCGATGTAATGCGAAAGATGGGTCCAATGCGCCAGGTCGAAGTCGCGGAATTAATGTTGTCGGCCTCAAACTTCACCGTCGGCTATGCGCGGGCGCTTCTCGCGGCGACGAAGCAGGCTGATCTGGCGAAGCCCGAGAGGGCAAAACGGATAGATGGCATGACGCCTGAGCAACTGGCACGCATGGAACGCGAAATGAGTACGCTTCAGCAGGACTTCAAGGCTGTCGAAGCATCCTATGGCGCGGATGTGCTGCATCTGGTGATTGTCTCGGGTTACATATCGAAATTGATCGCCAACCGGAAAGTCGAGCGCTACCTTGATCAAAATCACCCAGAGATACTCGAAGAGTTCAAGGCGATCGTTTCGGTCACGTCCCTCGATCACACCGTGCCCGAGTCCACCGCGCGGTAG
- a CDS encoding tyrosine-type recombinase/integrase, whose amino-acid sequence MPVLKLTRRTIDAIEPVDKPTIFYDSELTGFCLKVLPSGIQRWCVEYRSGAGGRSVGKTRMVLGSTTSMTPDQARATAKSTLAAVALGQDPARKRSTERAMPTFADFGERYLSEEAETKLKPRTVMNYRIYLRKHAAPLLGTRKLDAIDSADVSKMHRKIGKETPMTANRVVEFVGSVFRYAAVCGLVAKGHNPASHVQAFREQRRERFLSSAELGRLGDAIREAETVGIPWAVDKDQPNAKHIPKNGRTKIGPHVAAALRLLILTGARLREILELKWEYVDLQRGLLLLPDSKTGQKAIILNAPAVALLEKLPRVDDYVIASDIPGQPRHDLNKPWKLVSTRSGLAGVRIHDLRHTHASYGAGAGFGLPIIGKLLGHSQPATTARYAHLDNDPLRRASDHIAKALAEAMGD is encoded by the coding sequence GTGCCGGTACTGAAGCTGACGCGGAGAACGATTGACGCAATAGAACCGGTCGACAAGCCGACCATCTTTTACGACAGCGAACTGACCGGTTTTTGCCTCAAGGTCCTTCCCTCCGGCATCCAGAGATGGTGCGTCGAGTACCGCAGTGGCGCCGGCGGACGGAGCGTCGGCAAGACGCGGATGGTGCTCGGATCCACCACAAGCATGACGCCGGACCAGGCGCGCGCTACGGCGAAATCGACGCTTGCCGCTGTGGCCCTCGGACAGGATCCCGCCCGCAAGCGCTCGACCGAGCGCGCCATGCCAACATTCGCCGACTTCGGTGAACGCTATCTCAGCGAGGAGGCCGAGACAAAGCTCAAGCCGCGCACGGTCATGAACTACCGCATCTATCTCCGTAAGCACGCCGCTCCCCTCCTCGGCACCCGCAAGCTCGATGCGATCGACAGCGCCGACGTTTCGAAGATGCACCGGAAGATCGGCAAGGAGACGCCGATGACTGCGAATCGGGTCGTCGAGTTCGTCGGATCCGTCTTTCGGTACGCTGCCGTCTGCGGCCTCGTCGCCAAGGGGCACAACCCCGCCAGTCACGTCCAAGCCTTCCGCGAGCAGCGCCGCGAACGGTTCCTGAGCTCAGCGGAACTCGGCCGCCTCGGGGACGCCATTCGCGAGGCTGAAACGGTGGGCATTCCGTGGGCTGTGGACAAAGACCAGCCCAACGCGAAGCACATCCCGAAAAACGGTCGCACGAAAATCGGGCCGCATGTCGCCGCCGCCCTGCGGCTTTTGATCCTCACCGGCGCTCGGCTTCGGGAAATTCTTGAACTCAAGTGGGAGTATGTCGACCTCCAGCGCGGACTGCTCCTGTTGCCGGATAGCAAGACGGGGCAGAAGGCGATCATTCTCAACGCTCCGGCCGTCGCTCTTCTTGAAAAGCTTCCGCGGGTTGATGACTACGTGATTGCCAGCGATATTCCCGGCCAACCGCGCCATGATCTCAACAAGCCATGGAAGCTCGTGAGCACGCGATCGGGTTTGGCGGGGGTGAGAATTCATGACCTAAGGCATACGCACGCCAGCTATGGGGCGGGCGCGGGCTTTGGGCTGCCCATTATCGGCAAGTTGCTTGGACATTCTCAGCCCGCTACTACCGCCCGGTATGCGCATCTGGACAATGATCCATTGCGTCGAGCATCCGACCACATCGCAAAAGCACTGGCGGAAGCCATGGGCGATTGA
- a CDS encoding ATP-binding protein, with translation MHCVACQSAIDPGDSWCSKCGVAVRRSEPDSERRFVTILRADVVDSTGLVADLDPEEAVSRLEPALAAMRGAVRQFGGIVSKELGDGLSAVFGAPIADDNHAPLACHAAIELVRRVVGLGDPGLQVRVGLHSGHVVAYMVSSEFSKVYEIGGAAQHLAARLESAAEANQIYVSKACQELAEGHVRFEYLGGKPLRGFNQSVPVYRIVGASDLSSWRVRRARSVSRFVDRTTERALLARAVESARTSRRTVLLLGDAGIGKSRLAHEFVQALRSHGWRLIDAECSPNLQGAPFSTLKRVLLSALEVAAKDPDSPSDPRKDLGEIAQCALDAVLDLPTSNPDWAQLEPHARGRAISDASSAVIEDIARRQRTILLLEDLHWIDRASDAVMAAIASLQAPGLLVLLTSRPNGMPVWIARCHAEVVAMQPLDDDSGLAMLADMLGPSAANDDLKNRIISHTANVPLFIEEVCRGLRDSGTLHGQWGDLALMRPIDELGIPSSIQGVIAARLDRVSRQERSVLQIAAALGPRSSIAMLRNLVELPESALQDCLAVLDRAELLVRIDSELDDALEFRHEMVRQVTYDSMVEKVREDIHARILARLDRDGVGADEPDTLCYHAVRARDWYKAFSYGKSAGRKCLSRSAFSDAASYFEIAMGSLDKTPMTPLREADAIDLRMEARAAFIASGQVSDWLDLGKDAERRAEAINDIGRKVAAMTVRAGAQNFYGAPVEAVAVSEEVVRLAQEWGNPGWLNLARYGLGQAYFLAGRYREAEQTLALARAQLAGPAASAPIGTTPRYLLLLCCMMKSFTHTVMGELDVAEQLQREAAAIAEETGRPYDRVAAAYSGGWLKLGQNDAAAAASMLEDGFVLAQKHGIRLFVPVLACHLGIAYLEQGLFDRARGMLTEAREEARAVGYTSAVLRSAIYLALAAHRLGDVRAAQNMLREARNTARQQGFSGLEAEALFGEAVVTPPSDAVSKTAIFASLRAVIAIASESGARPLRHKAEAMLNEMLAKGGELT, from the coding sequence ATGCATTGTGTCGCGTGTCAGTCGGCGATCGACCCAGGCGATAGCTGGTGCTCCAAATGCGGGGTGGCCGTGCGCCGTTCCGAGCCGGACAGCGAACGCCGGTTCGTGACGATTCTCCGCGCCGACGTCGTCGATTCCACGGGGCTTGTCGCCGATCTCGATCCGGAGGAGGCGGTCTCGCGCCTGGAGCCGGCATTGGCGGCGATGAGAGGCGCGGTGCGTCAGTTTGGAGGCATCGTCAGCAAGGAATTGGGCGACGGGCTTTCTGCGGTGTTCGGTGCCCCGATTGCGGACGACAATCATGCTCCGCTGGCCTGTCATGCGGCGATCGAATTGGTCCGGCGCGTCGTCGGCCTGGGTGATCCCGGGCTTCAGGTCCGGGTTGGTTTGCACTCGGGCCATGTCGTCGCCTACATGGTCTCCAGCGAGTTTTCCAAGGTCTACGAGATCGGCGGTGCCGCCCAGCATCTGGCCGCCCGCCTGGAATCTGCGGCCGAGGCGAATCAGATCTACGTCTCGAAGGCCTGCCAGGAGCTTGCCGAAGGGCATGTCCGATTCGAGTATCTCGGCGGCAAGCCGTTGCGGGGCTTCAACCAGTCCGTGCCGGTCTACCGGATCGTGGGGGCGAGCGACCTGTCCAGCTGGCGGGTGCGGCGGGCGCGCAGCGTCTCGCGATTCGTCGATCGTACGACCGAGCGGGCGTTGCTGGCCCGTGCCGTCGAGAGCGCCAGAACGAGCCGGCGGACGGTCCTGCTGCTCGGCGACGCGGGCATCGGCAAATCGCGGCTCGCGCACGAATTTGTCCAGGCGCTCAGATCCCATGGTTGGCGCCTGATCGATGCCGAGTGCAGCCCGAACCTCCAGGGGGCCCCGTTCAGCACGCTCAAGCGCGTTCTGCTATCGGCCCTGGAGGTCGCCGCAAAGGATCCCGACAGCCCGTCGGATCCGCGGAAGGATCTCGGGGAGATTGCGCAATGCGCCCTCGACGCAGTGCTCGATCTGCCGACATCGAATCCTGACTGGGCACAGCTCGAGCCCCACGCCCGAGGACGCGCGATCTCCGATGCAAGCAGCGCCGTCATCGAGGACATCGCGCGTCGTCAACGAACCATCCTTCTGCTCGAGGACCTGCATTGGATCGACCGGGCGAGCGATGCGGTGATGGCTGCGATTGCTTCGCTTCAGGCGCCGGGTCTCCTCGTCCTCCTCACTTCCAGGCCCAACGGCATGCCGGTCTGGATTGCGCGCTGCCACGCCGAGGTCGTCGCGATGCAGCCGCTCGACGATGATTCGGGGCTGGCCATGCTGGCCGACATGCTTGGCCCCTCCGCGGCCAACGACGACCTGAAGAATCGGATCATTTCGCACACGGCAAACGTCCCTCTGTTCATCGAGGAGGTGTGCCGGGGCTTGAGGGATAGCGGAACGCTGCACGGCCAGTGGGGAGATCTGGCGCTGATGCGTCCGATCGACGAGCTTGGCATTCCCTCCAGCATCCAGGGTGTGATTGCGGCGCGCCTCGATCGTGTGTCGCGTCAGGAGCGTTCCGTCTTGCAGATCGCGGCAGCGCTTGGTCCGCGATCGAGCATCGCCATGCTGCGAAATCTCGTCGAGCTGCCCGAGAGCGCCCTTCAGGATTGCCTTGCGGTGCTCGATCGTGCCGAGCTTCTGGTGAGGATCGACAGCGAATTGGACGACGCGCTCGAGTTTCGGCACGAGATGGTCCGCCAGGTGACCTATGATTCGATGGTCGAGAAGGTGCGCGAAGACATTCACGCGCGCATTCTTGCGCGGCTCGACCGCGACGGAGTGGGCGCGGATGAGCCCGATACGCTGTGCTATCACGCGGTGCGTGCCCGCGATTGGTACAAGGCGTTCAGCTACGGCAAGAGCGCGGGACGAAAATGCTTGAGCCGGTCGGCATTTTCGGACGCGGCCAGCTATTTCGAGATCGCGATGGGCTCGCTCGACAAGACGCCGATGACGCCTTTGCGGGAGGCCGACGCCATCGATCTGCGGATGGAAGCACGCGCGGCCTTCATCGCATCCGGCCAGGTCTCCGATTGGCTGGATCTTGGAAAGGATGCCGAGCGGCGGGCGGAGGCGATCAACGACATCGGGCGAAAGGTCGCCGCGATGACGGTCAGGGCCGGTGCACAGAACTTCTACGGAGCACCGGTCGAGGCCGTCGCGGTCTCGGAAGAGGTGGTCCGCCTCGCGCAAGAATGGGGCAATCCGGGTTGGCTCAATCTCGCCCGATATGGTCTCGGACAGGCCTATTTCCTCGCCGGCCGCTACCGGGAAGCCGAACAGACTCTGGCACTGGCCCGCGCCCAGTTGGCGGGTCCGGCAGCCAGCGCTCCGATCGGGACGACGCCCAGATATCTGCTTCTGCTCTGCTGCATGATGAAAAGCTTCACCCACACGGTCATGGGCGAGCTCGATGTCGCCGAGCAGCTCCAGCGCGAGGCCGCTGCGATTGCGGAGGAGACGGGCCGTCCCTACGATCGCGTCGCGGCCGCTTATAGCGGCGGGTGGCTGAAGCTGGGGCAGAACGATGCGGCGGCCGCCGCTTCCATGCTTGAGGACGGGTTCGTCCTCGCGCAGAAGCACGGCATCCGGCTGTTCGTACCCGTGCTCGCCTGCCATCTCGGCATAGCCTACCTGGAGCAGGGCCTGTTCGACCGGGCGCGGGGCATGCTGACGGAAGCGCGCGAGGAGGCCAGGGCGGTCGGCTATACCTCGGCGGTGTTGCGCAGCGCGATCTACCTGGCGCTGGCCGCCCACCGGCTCGGCGACGTCAGGGCCGCGCAGAACATGCTGCGCGAGGCCCGCAATACGGCGCGGCAGCAGGGGTTTTCGGGCCTCGAGGCCGAGGCCCTGTTCGGCGAAGCCGTGGTGACACCGCCCTCCGATGCCGTAAGCAAGACGGCCATATTCGCGTCCTTGCGTGCCGTCATCGCGATCGCCTCCGAGAGCGGCGCCCGGCCGCTCCGGCACAAGGCCGAGGCGATGCTGAACGAGATGCTGGCGAAAGGCGGCGAGCTCACCTGA
- a CDS encoding SDR family NAD(P)-dependent oxidoreductase, which produces MTRRLEGKVALVTGASKGIGAEISARLAAEGAAVAVNYSASKEAADRVAAAIIAKGGKAVAVRGNLADAKDVKGVVAETVKAFGAIDILVNNAGIYEFAPLETITPEHFHKHFDLNVLGLLLISGEAVRHFNAKGGSIINISSGVSTIAPANTAVYTATKASVDAISAVLSKELAPRKIRVNAVNPGMIATEGVVSAGLHEGDMRNWIESTTPLGRIGKVEEIAAAVAFFASDEASYITGETLHVTGGLR; this is translated from the coding sequence ATGACTAGGAGACTCGAAGGAAAAGTTGCGCTCGTGACCGGCGCATCCAAAGGCATCGGTGCCGAAATCTCCGCTCGGCTCGCGGCCGAGGGTGCGGCGGTCGCCGTGAACTACAGTGCAAGCAAGGAGGCCGCCGACCGCGTGGCTGCCGCCATCATCGCCAAGGGTGGCAAGGCCGTCGCAGTCCGCGGCAACCTCGCCGATGCCAAGGACGTGAAAGGCGTGGTCGCGGAGACCGTGAAGGCGTTCGGTGCGATCGACATCCTGGTCAACAACGCGGGCATCTACGAGTTCGCGCCGCTCGAGACCATCACGCCTGAGCATTTCCACAAGCACTTCGACCTCAATGTGCTCGGCCTTCTCCTGATCTCGGGGGAGGCGGTGCGACACTTCAACGCCAAAGGCGGGAGCATCATCAACATCAGCTCCGGCGTATCGACCATCGCGCCGGCGAACACCGCCGTCTACACTGCGACGAAAGCATCGGTGGATGCGATCTCCGCCGTGCTGTCGAAGGAGCTGGCGCCGCGCAAGATCCGCGTCAACGCCGTCAATCCCGGCATGATCGCCACCGAAGGGGTAGTGTCCGCCGGCCTGCACGAGGGCGACATGCGCAACTGGATCGAATCCACGACCCCGCTTGGCCGGATCGGCAAGGTTGAGGAGATCGCTGCCGCGGTGGCCTTCTTCGCGTCGGACGAGGCGTCCTACATCACGGGCGAGACGCTTCACGTTACCGGAGGCCTGCGCTGA
- a CDS encoding ArsR/SmtB family transcription factor encodes MAQFVHPAREEITLAGVLGALADPMRLRIVKSLAAQKDCMSCTEAAPCPDMAKSTLSNHFRILREAGLVRTSKQGVQHRNVLREEDINARFPKLLKMILSFPD; translated from the coding sequence ATGGCACAGTTCGTTCACCCGGCGCGGGAGGAGATTACGCTGGCTGGGGTGCTCGGCGCCCTCGCGGATCCCATGCGCCTGCGCATCGTCAAGAGTCTGGCAGCGCAGAAGGACTGCATGTCGTGCACCGAGGCGGCGCCTTGCCCTGATATGGCGAAGTCGACCCTGTCGAACCATTTTCGCATTCTGCGGGAGGCCGGCCTGGTCCGGACGTCGAAGCAAGGTGTCCAGCACCGCAATGTCCTGCGCGAGGAGGACATCAATGCGCGATTTCCAAAACTGCTCAAAATGATCCTGAGCTTTCCGGACTGA
- a CDS encoding thermonuclease family protein — protein MPVGLLEVEGTADVGQFWPEGRSDADTTKVVVNVAPDAIRFRENDSAPFRPTHVFDDAQVKGRTATAPIKNGKLTVRLQGIDAPELHYQPSPLSAAEKKGLPDAKRQAYREVTHSYRQFLGATSTKALHDFLAGSGEATIPCRVFTHVDAPNEVFDTYGRLVGDIELTVGDETIDINNWLVERGFAYPTFYSSMNEDEIRTFLALAKTARTRKLPVWKHLAKTIPAFDFGLREPKAGETAVLATDKGPVILPKLYRRYSNWSARKKARITSQTFQKFLGEGSGGKPDTCYEIDDFLANGVHSATPRNFADFVEGGKTIRFQPEGLVFGEAPSTLVGADGKVIKEF, from the coding sequence ATGCCCGTTGGACTGCTGGAGGTCGAAGGCACCGCTGACGTCGGCCAGTTCTGGCCGGAGGGACGGTCGGATGCCGACACCACCAAGGTAGTGGTGAATGTCGCGCCGGACGCGATCCGCTTCCGCGAGAACGACTCGGCGCCGTTCCGGCCGACCCACGTCTTCGACGACGCCCAGGTCAAGGGTCGCACCGCGACGGCGCCGATCAAGAACGGCAAGCTCACCGTCCGCCTCCAGGGCATCGACGCGCCCGAGCTGCACTACCAGCCCTCGCCGCTGTCGGCGGCGGAGAAGAAGGGTCTCCCGGATGCCAAGAGGCAGGCCTATCGCGAGGTCACGCATTCCTACCGGCAATTCCTCGGCGCGACCTCCACCAAGGCGCTGCATGATTTCCTCGCTGGCAGCGGCGAAGCGACGATTCCCTGCCGCGTCTTCACCCATGTCGACGCGCCGAACGAGGTGTTCGACACCTATGGACGGCTGGTCGGCGACATCGAGCTGACGGTCGGCGACGAGACCATCGACATCAACAACTGGCTGGTCGAACGGGGCTTTGCCTATCCGACGTTCTACTCGTCGATGAACGAGGACGAGATCAGGACCTTTCTCGCGCTCGCCAAGACGGCGCGCACCAGGAAGTTGCCGGTCTGGAAGCATCTCGCCAAGACGATTCCCGCCTTCGACTTCGGCCTGCGCGAGCCCAAGGCCGGCGAGACCGCCGTGCTCGCGACCGACAAGGGGCCGGTGATCCTGCCAAAGCTCTACCGCCGCTACTCCAACTGGTCGGCGCGCAAGAAGGCCAGGATCACGAGCCAGACGTTCCAGAAATTCTTGGGCGAAGGCTCCGGCGGCAAGCCCGACACCTGCTACGAGATCGACGACTTTCTCGCCAACGGCGTGCACTCGGCGACGCCGCGGAATTTCGCGGATTTCGTGGAAGGCGGGAAGACGATCAGGTTTCAGCCGGAGGGGCTAGTGTTCGGCGAAGCGCCGTCAACGCTGGTTGGGGCGGACGGGAAGGTGATTAAGGAGTTCTGA
- a CDS encoding plasmid partitioning protein RepB C-terminal domain-containing protein, with amino-acid sequence MNDETAPEIVKVPVTDIRVINPRSRNKRIFNELVTSIAHLGLKKPITVSRRNGHGFDLVCGQGRLEAFIALGQAEIPAIVIEASEEDCFVMSLVENLARRHHSPLELVAEIGSLKKRGYSIGQIAAKIDFSTEYVYAICSLLENGEQRLLTAVERGLIPHSIAMEIAKAKDGDVQKALAEAYEGNAIPGNQVLAIRKIIEQRNLLGKAKTPTGPRRQAKRVTSGALVRAYKKEADRQKLLVKKAGLAQSRLLFTVNALRMLMAEVSFVKLLQAEELHTLPRPIAERLHGAGGQ; translated from the coding sequence ATGAACGACGAAACGGCTCCGGAAATTGTCAAGGTTCCTGTAACGGACATCAGGGTCATCAACCCCCGGTCACGCAACAAGCGGATCTTCAACGAACTTGTAACAAGCATCGCCCATCTTGGCCTCAAGAAGCCGATTACGGTTAGCCGCCGCAATGGCCACGGATTTGATCTCGTCTGTGGTCAGGGCCGGCTGGAAGCCTTCATAGCGCTTGGTCAGGCGGAGATCCCCGCGATTGTTATTGAAGCCTCCGAAGAGGATTGCTTCGTGATGAGCCTCGTCGAGAACCTCGCGCGGCGGCATCACTCTCCCCTGGAACTGGTCGCCGAGATCGGCAGCCTCAAGAAGCGAGGCTATTCGATTGGGCAGATCGCGGCGAAAATCGACTTCAGCACCGAGTATGTCTATGCAATCTGCTCGCTCCTCGAGAACGGAGAGCAACGGCTATTGACCGCGGTCGAAAGGGGGCTCATTCCGCACAGCATTGCCATGGAAATTGCGAAGGCCAAGGACGGTGATGTCCAGAAGGCGCTTGCGGAAGCCTATGAAGGCAATGCGATTCCCGGCAATCAGGTCCTCGCAATCCGCAAGATTATTGAACAACGTAATCTGCTGGGCAAGGCAAAGACGCCGACAGGGCCGCGGCGACAGGCAAAGCGCGTAACATCCGGCGCCCTTGTGCGCGCCTACAAGAAAGAGGCTGATCGGCAGAAACTACTTGTGAAAAAGGCTGGCCTCGCCCAAAGCCGCCTGCTCTTCACCGTTAACGCCCTGCGGATGCTGATGGCAGAGGTCTCGTTCGTCAAACTGCTGCAGGCGGAGGAGTTGCATACGCTACCGAGGCCCATTGCCGAGCGACTCCACGGCGCGGGAGGACAGTAA